In Drechmeria coniospora strain ARSEF 6962 chromosome 03, whole genome shotgun sequence, the DNA window TTGGAACGCCGAGAAGGGCACCCTGATGCACACCCTGTCGTCGCATGCTCATTGGATCAACCATTTGGCCTTGTCCACCGACTTTGCCCTGCGCACCGCCTTCTTCGACCACGAGCCGATACCGTCGACGGAGGAAGGCAAGCgagccaaggccaaggcgcgCTTCGAAAAGGCGGCCAAGATTCAGGGCAAGGTTTCCGAGCGATTGGTTTCCGCAAGCGACGACTTCACCATGTACCTGTGGGAGCCATCGCAAGGGACGAAGCCCGTCGCCCGCATGGTTGGCCACCAGAAGCAAATCAACCACGTCACCTTTTCACCGGACAGCACCCTCATCGCCAGCGCAGGTTGGGACAACCACACAAAGCTCTGGAGTGCAAGGTACGACGGAGAGGCAACCCAATGCGGCAAGTGTCAAGAAGAATCAGCTGACAGATGATCCGAACAGGGACGGTAAATTCATCAACACCCTTCGTGGCCACGTCGCGACCGTCTACCAGTgcgccttctcggccgacTCTCGCCTGCTGGTGACTGCTTCCAAGGACACGACGCTCAAGGTCTGGTCGATGGCCACCCACAAGCTCGCCGTTGACCTCCCAGGGCACAGCGACGAGGCCTGGGCAGTAGATTGGGCGCCCGACGGGAAGCGAGTAGGCAGCGGCGGGAAAGACAAAGCGGTGCGCCTGTGGCAGAACTAGACGGTGGAAGCGGAACCGAAAGCGATGCCCCCGCAAGCCCGCACGCCTTTGCGTCGTGAAGCCGTACCGACCGCCCTATTCGGCTCCTTTTCCATCCAGTTGAAGAATCGGATAGGACACGCAAGTGCCGGCATGAGCGGAATGAaggagctgctgctgatggGGTGTACCTGGCTGCGCCAATGAACTTGGAAAGCGGTTCATTCAGACCTTGGTGGAATGACGCGATCGCCGTCAAGTGAGGAAGCACTGCAAGCACCCAACATCCATCACATGAACCAGAGCCCTGGATGGAGCAACCCAATTCGGGAGCCCGATGATGGTAATTCGTGTCGGAGCGAGCGGAACGGTCGTTACGCCGtgatgcaagcaagtacaagtactgtatttgcaGGTGAACTCCGTAGTTGCACCATGAATTACGTAAGAATTCAATCGGGTCCGAAAGGCAACTAAACAGGACCGACGTCACCAGTCATTCGGTtctacctacagtacactgtaattactccatactgtgctgtactttgGTCTCTCCCCCACCATAAGTTGGCTAAAGACCTCCCCTCTTTAAAGTTCAAATCCAAATCCACGACCTCTCCTGTGTCGTTCTCCATTTCTCAATCGACAAAGTTATCAGGAATTCCAGGGAGTTTGTTTCGCTCCTGGACACATCTGCATCTCATCTCTTAAGCTTGTATACGCAGATTCAATCGACGTCCGCTGCCCACTTCTCCTGCTCCCCCcgctcctcctgctcctcctgctcctcccgCTCCTCCCGCTCCTCCCGCTCCTCCCGCTCCTCTCGCTCCTCCCGCTCCTCACCATCGACATTCGCCGCCTGGGTGTCCGCAGCTCGATCCAATAGCCAATCGATACATGCACAGATAAAGAAGAGACGACGTCACCCTCTGCCATCGTGAAAAGGGAGAGCGGCAAGGTTTCTCGTCCGAGGATCAGGCATGCGAGGTGGGCGAGCTGAAGCTCAAGATGACTGTTTTTATATGCTCCCTGTAGGTGATCCCTTCTTCTCGGCCCACGACACCGGCGAATGTCTAATTCCATGGCAGCTTCCTCCCCAAGACGATACAGTTCCGCCTCCCGGGAACGCCCCCGCAAAGAAGCGAAGCAAAACGTCGAAAGAGTAGACCGACGCCGCTGTCGACGctaccgacgacggcgccgccgccgagcctcTTCAGTGAACGAGCGGACCTCACACCGCCCGATAGCCCTGTCGACGATGATCCCTCGATGAACCCGTTTTCCCCCGAGGATGGCCCTCGAATTTCGTTTCCGCGCGCCACAGGCTCGCCCAGCGATGCTGGAGTCCCCTCCTGGGGACCCCGTGCCTTCCAGATCCCTTCGGGCGCCAACTCGCCATCGCGAACCGAAATCTTCGAGCGCAACAGAGCTCTCGACAAGGCGCGCGACCTGGGTCGTCGCGGCATCTTTCAGCCCCTCTCGATGATTCGAAGCGATAGCTCCGACAGGGTATTTTCCGTCGCGCCCTGGAAGgttgtcgatgccgaccagggcaacggcggcctccgcaacgccgccgaggcagcTGCCCGCGACGGCATGCTTCGCGGGTACACGTGGGTCGGCACTCTCGGCATGCCGACGGACGCCTTGGAGGGCAcgcagcagaagcaggacATCGAGagccggctcgccgccgagcatgaCATGCTCGCCGTCTTCTGCTCCGACAAGGACTTTGACGGTCACTACAGCCACTTCTGCAAGCAGATACTATGGCCCGTCTTCCACTACCAGATCCCCGACAATCCGAAGAGCAAGGCGTTCGAGGACCACTCGTGGAAGTATTACGTCAACGTGAACCAATCCTTCGCCGACAAGATCGTTGGCAGCTGGAAACGGGGCGACGTCATCTGGATCCACGActaccacctcctcctcgtccccaGCATGGTTCGCCAGAAGCTCCCCGAGGCCAAGATCGGCTTCTTTCTGCACGTCGCCTTTCCCTCGTCGGAAGTCTTCcgctgcctcgccgtccggaAGGAGCTTCTCGAGGGCATGCTGGGCGCCAACCTCATCGGTTTCCAGATTCACGAGTACAGCCGGCACTTTCTGCAGACGTGCAGCCGTCTGCTCACGGTCGAGGCCACGCCGGATGGCCTGCAGCTCGAGgaccgcttcgtcgacgtcgtcaacctcgccatcggcatcgacacGGTGAACCTAAACAAGCACCGCCGTGAGCAGGACGTCATGCGCTGGCTCGGCATCCTGCAGGAGCGCTACGAGGGCAAGAAGCTCATCGTCGCCCGGGACAAGCTCGACCACGTGCGAGGCGTGCGGCAGAAGCTGCTGTCGTACGAGCTGTTCCTCAACCAGAACCCCGAGTGGCGGGAGAAGACAGTCCTGATCCAGGTCGCCCTCTCGTCGAGCGAAAAGACGGATCTCGACGCGACGCTATCCGACATCGTGACGCGCGTCAACTCCTCGTGGGCGACCTTGGCCTACCAGCCGGTCGTCTATCTCAAGCAGGATATCGATTACGCGCAGTATCTGGCCTTGCtcaccatcgccgacgctctGATGATCACGACGCAGCGCGAAGGCATGAACTTGACTTCCCACGAGTACATATTCTGCCAGGATGGCCAAGTCTACCCGCCCCAGAGGCACGGCTCTCTCATCCTGTCGGAATTCACGGGCACGTCGTCATTGTTCAAGAAGAAGGAGCTCTCGGTGAACCCTTGGGACTATCGTCAGTGCGCCAACGCCATCAAGCAGGCGCTGGAgatgggcgaggaggaaaagAAGGCTCGGTGGGAGAGCCTGTACGAGGCGGTGACGAGCCACTCCGGATCCCGCTGgatcgccggcttcctctcGCGCTTGGATCGAGCCTACGATGAGCAGCACAAGCGCGACCAGACGTCGGTCCCGCGCATGTCGATACCGGCCATCGCCTCGAGCTACGAGCAGTCGAGCCAACGGCTGTTCATCCTCGACTACGAAGGCACCCTCGTGAAGTGGGGCCCCGTCAACCAAATCATCCCCGTCAGCCCGCAGCGGACGCTGGACGTGCTCAACGACCTGCTTCTGGACGAACGAAACGTCGTCTATGTCATGTCCGGCCGCCGACCGGAGGAGCTGGATCGCGTATTTCGGCGGGTGCCCAACCTCGGGCTGATCGCCGAGAACGGCTGCTTCATCAAGGATCACGGCTCCGAACGTTGGGTGGAGCTGACGGACAACAGCCGGACCGAGGACTGGAAGCAGTCGGTGAAGCCCATCATGACCTACTTCCTCGAGCGGACGCCCGGCACCGAGATCGAGGAGCGGCGCTGCAGTCTTCTCTTTCACTACGACGGAGCCGAAGATTACGAGACGGCGTCCCGGCAGGCGTCCGACTGCGCGAGCCACGTGAACGACGCTTGCGAGTCACAGCGCGTCCATGCCATTGCCATGGACGGTGCCATCGTCGTTGAGCCGACCGACTTCAACAAGAGCACGGCAGCGCAGAAGGTGTTTGAAGAGCTCAGCGCTCGTGCCGagagcgccgtcgactttCTCATGGTCgtgggcgacggccgcgaAGACGAAAAGGTGTTCAAGTGGGCGAACAAGCTGCATCAGGCTGGTTCGGTGGAGCGGGTGGTGACGGTGAGCCTCGGGGACCGCAGCACGGAGGCTGCGTCCACCTCGACGCAGGGTGTGAGCGGTAGGTGCCTTCAAGAACGAGACGGTGACGGACAAGCGACTAACAGGGACAATAGGCGTGCTAAGCTGCCTGCGGCGACTTGCTTCGGCGTAGTGGCATGCCACAGTTGTACGACCTACAGTGCATGTCCTGCATTCTTGTTGCGACTTTCCCCTCCTGGTGCAGTTCATCATCTCACTGCTGAGCCGTTCGAGATGAATATATGTTATGCAGGCTGGTGGGCATACGGAGCACGACAGCTCATATCCTTTCGGGACAGAAGACGACGGTCGACAGGAATGACGAACGGTCCAGAATTTTTGAGATATTGACCGCAATTAGAAGAGATATGCCATTGTCGCCAGAGGCATCTCGCATCTCGGAGTGCTGTCACGCTGTGGACGAAGCAAGCAAGTTATGGCGGCAAACGGGGATAATCGACGGGCAGACCAGTGGGCAGGCACCGCTTCTGCCACCTGTCGTGTACAAAGAAAAGAAGATTGGTGTTTATTGGTCTAACGTGGTTAACACCCTCGCTTCACCCGGGTTGACTTGGACGTTGCGGCGTTGCGGCGTTGCGGCGATGGCAGATCGACAGAAGATGGCATGGTGTCAACACCTCCATACCTGGCACAATCACCAACCCGTGGCCAAATGTGCATTGTATAAACCAAAACCTATGTGGTGTTTCAACGTCTGTCCTGACCGCTGTGGCACTTATCATGGTGACCTTCATTGCTACCGTCACGCAGAGGGTCGCGATCCCGGCGCGGTCAAATCTTGTCCGCACCTtcggctcgacgaggcttGACATGTGTCAAAAACAGCTCACTAATCCCCAAATTTCGCATGGATCGTACTGAGCTGTTTGAAGGTAACGACTCCGGCAACTCGAGCATGGGGCGTGGAAATGACTCGCAGCAGTCTGCGTCACAGCATCGAGAATGATCCGTGTGAGGAGGGCGGAAGTGGATGACCGAAGGATTTCAAATTGAGTTTCGAGTCTGAATATGCAATCATTGATGGCTCGGAAGCTGCGGTTGGTTGAAGGCATAGTAAGCACGGTTACAGGTTTCGAATGGGTGTCATGTTCATGCCTGTCCTATCCGTCAAGGATACCCCGTCGGCTAGGTCAACTTTCTGGCCAGAGGCCTTCTGCCGCCATGGA includes these proteins:
- a CDS encoding trehalose phosphate synthase, which codes for MTVFICSLFLPKTIQFRLPGTPPQRSEAKRRKSRPTPLSTLPTTAPPPSLFSERADLTPPDSPVDDDPSMNPFSPEDGPRISFPRATGSPSDAGVPSWGPRAFQIPSGANSPSRTEIFERNRALDKARDLGRRGIFQPLSMIRSDSSDRVFSVAPWKVVDADQGNGGLRNAAEAAARDGMLRGYTWVGTLGMPTDALEGTQQKQDIESRLAAEHDMLAVFCSDKDFDGHYSHFCKQILWPVFHYQIPDNPKSKAFEDHSWKYYVNVNQSFADKIVGSWKRGDVIWIHDYHLLLVPSMVRQKLPEAKIGFFLHVAFPSSEVFRCLAVRKELLEGMLGANLIGFQIHEYSRHFLQTCSRLLTVEATPDGLQLEDRFVDVVNLAIGIDTVNLNKHRREQDVMRWLGILQERYEGKKLIVARDKLDHVRGVRQKLLSYELFLNQNPEWREKTVLIQVALSSSEKTDLDATLSDIVTRVNSSWATLAYQPVVYLKQDIDYAQYLALLTIADALMITTQREGMNLTSHEYIFCQDGQVYPPQRHGSLILSEFTGTSSLFKKKELSVNPWDYRQCANAIKQALEMGEEEKKARWESLYEAVTSHSGSRWIAGFLSRLDRAYDEQHKRDQTSVPRMSIPAIASSYEQSSQRLFILDYEGTLVKWGPVNQIIPVSPQRTLDVLNDLLLDERNVVYVMSGRRPEELDRVFRRVPNLGLIAENGCFIKDHGSERWVELTDNSRTEDWKQSVKPIMTYFLERTPGTEIEERRCSLLFHYDGAEDYETASRQASDCASHVNDACESQRVHAIAMDGAIVVEPTDFNKSTAAQKVFEELSARAESAVDFLMVVGDGREDEKVFKWANKLHQAGSVERVVTVSLGDRSTEAASTSTQGVSGVLSCLRRLASA